In the Ruminococcus sp. OA3 genome, one interval contains:
- a CDS encoding sugar ABC transporter ATP-binding protein, which yields MQKRILEMEDISIQFPGVLALDHARFDLDRGEVHVLLGENGAGKSTIMKILAGINTDYSGKVVYKGEEITCRDIQEQKKRGISMIFQEMNLLRNLSVAENIFMSQRPVTKAGNVDWKRMMRGARDLLDSIGADISEKALVSTLSVGQMQMVEIAKALSFESDIIIMDEPTSALTEKEVDNLFAIIDELKKKDVAIVYISHRMEEIMKISDRITIFRDGKYITTKKREETSIEEIITLMVGRELQDYYPRIEMAPGEKRLEVKSFSQGNVLKDLSFYARAGEITGFYGLMGAGRTELMRAVFGADPIDGGEIYVDGQKKRIHSCRQAKSCGIALLTEDRKHQGLILDFDLNENISITNLPKIMNGFGISRKREIKNNQELVERVNVKTPSLRQVVKNLSGGNQQKVVIAKWLNSESSVIIFDEPTRGIDVGSKVEIYKIMNALKQEGKAVIMVSSELTECMGISDRLYVMHEGKITGCIGTEEIRGVTEEDIIKYATGSAAGMKEGETK from the coding sequence ATGCAGAAACGTATTTTGGAAATGGAAGATATCTCCATCCAGTTTCCCGGAGTATTGGCGCTGGATCATGCACGGTTTGATCTGGACCGGGGAGAAGTGCACGTTCTGCTGGGGGAAAATGGAGCCGGGAAATCAACCATCATGAAAATCCTTGCCGGCATCAATACCGACTATTCCGGCAAGGTCGTCTACAAGGGAGAAGAAATTACATGCCGTGATATTCAGGAACAGAAAAAACGGGGAATCAGCATGATCTTCCAGGAAATGAACCTTCTCAGGAACCTGTCGGTGGCTGAAAATATTTTCATGTCACAGCGCCCGGTTACGAAAGCGGGAAACGTGGACTGGAAAAGGATGATGAGGGGGGCGAGAGACCTTCTGGATTCCATAGGTGCGGACATTTCAGAAAAAGCACTTGTCAGCACATTGAGTGTTGGACAGATGCAGATGGTAGAGATCGCAAAGGCGTTGTCCTTTGAGTCTGACATCATTATCATGGATGAACCGACTTCTGCGCTGACAGAAAAAGAAGTTGACAATCTGTTTGCGATCATAGACGAGCTGAAGAAAAAAGATGTGGCGATCGTCTACATTTCGCACAGGATGGAAGAGATCATGAAGATCAGTGACAGGATCACCATATTCCGTGACGGAAAATATATCACTACGAAAAAGCGGGAAGAGACTTCGATTGAAGAGATCATTACTTTGATGGTCGGGCGTGAGCTTCAGGATTATTATCCCAGAATCGAGATGGCGCCCGGCGAAAAACGCCTGGAAGTAAAGTCATTCAGTCAGGGAAATGTGTTAAAGGACCTGTCGTTTTACGCAAGAGCCGGAGAGATCACCGGATTCTACGGTCTGATGGGAGCGGGAAGAACGGAGCTGATGCGTGCGGTATTCGGAGCAGACCCCATCGACGGCGGAGAGATCTACGTTGACGGACAGAAAAAAAGGATACACAGCTGCCGGCAGGCAAAGAGCTGCGGAATCGCGCTTCTCACAGAAGACAGGAAGCATCAGGGACTGATTCTTGATTTCGACTTAAATGAAAATATCTCAATCACCAACCTGCCGAAGATCATGAATGGGTTTGGGATTAGCCGGAAGCGGGAGATAAAGAATAATCAGGAGCTGGTGGAGCGGGTCAATGTAAAAACACCTTCCCTCAGACAGGTGGTAAAAAACTTAAGCGGCGGCAATCAGCAGAAGGTGGTTATTGCAAAATGGCTGAATTCAGAGTCGTCTGTTATCATCTTTGACGAGCCGACAAGGGGAATCGATGTCGGATCCAAGGTGGAAATCTATAAGATCATGAACGCATTAAAACAGGAGGGCAAGGCAGTGATCATGGTGTCATCAGAGCTGACCGAATGTATGGGCATCAGCGACCGTCTCTATGTGATGCATGAAGGGAAGATCACCGGCTGTATTGGAACGGAGGAGATACGTGGGGTGACGGAAGAAGACATCATCAAGTATGCGACAGGCTCGGCTGCCGGCATGAAGGAGGGAGAAACGAAATGA
- a CDS encoding sugar ABC transporter substrate-binding protein, translated as MKKVLGVLLAMGMLVSMAGCGGQESSETSGGKADADTKSTGTGSSNDAAEEEAVAKDDGDITIAFIVKSLENQFFTDAKEGAEARASELGVNINYLAPAGGQADIEGEVQLMEDSIIKGVDAIIIDCSDNAALNSSIKKANDAGIPVVLFNDTVDMDDLEALGGHIDSYVGLNSTEAAKQVGEYCVENSEPGKVAIIEGMSGIVASTERVEGFKSALTDEFEVVASQPADWDKNQAYDVMQNILTANPDISIVWAVSSTMGMGAIQAIEDMGMADKIDVYDFDCEADDVQAIKDGKLCATLRYPTQEWAALAFDTALSLVKGETVEENVYTEVQVITPDNVDTLE; from the coding sequence ATGAAAAAAGTATTGGGGGTTTTATTGGCGATGGGAATGTTGGTATCAATGGCCGGATGCGGAGGCCAGGAGTCGAGCGAAACTTCCGGAGGCAAGGCGGACGCTGACACCAAAAGCACCGGCACAGGCAGCAGCAATGATGCGGCAGAAGAGGAAGCGGTAGCTAAAGACGACGGAGATATCACCATAGCGTTTATTGTGAAATCTCTGGAAAATCAGTTCTTTACGGATGCCAAAGAAGGTGCGGAGGCGAGAGCCAGTGAGCTCGGGGTGAATATCAACTATCTGGCACCGGCCGGTGGTCAGGCTGATATCGAGGGAGAAGTACAGCTGATGGAAGACAGTATTATCAAAGGCGTGGATGCAATCATTATCGATTGTTCCGACAACGCAGCGCTGAATTCTTCCATTAAAAAAGCGAATGATGCGGGAATACCGGTTGTATTGTTCAATGATACGGTTGATATGGATGACCTGGAAGCGCTGGGAGGACATATTGATTCTTACGTAGGATTGAACTCTACGGAGGCAGCAAAGCAGGTGGGAGAATACTGTGTTGAGAATTCCGAACCGGGAAAAGTCGCTATCATCGAGGGAATGTCTGGAATCGTGGCATCAACAGAACGCGTGGAAGGGTTTAAGTCGGCTCTTACGGATGAATTTGAAGTTGTGGCATCACAGCCGGCTGACTGGGATAAGAACCAGGCATACGATGTTATGCAGAATATCCTGACGGCAAATCCGGACATTTCCATCGTCTGGGCGGTCAGCAGCACCATGGGTATGGGAGCCATTCAGGCAATTGAGGATATGGGCATGGCAGACAAAATTGATGTCTATGACTTTGACTGCGAGGCGGATGATGTACAGGCCATCAAAGACGGCAAGCTGTGTGCGACGCTGCGTTATCCTACGCAGGAATGGGCTGCGCTGGCATTTGATACGGCACTCTCGCTTGTAAAAGGCGAGACGGTGGAAGAGAATGTATACACGGAAGTACAGGTTATCACACCTGATAATGTGGATACTCTGGAATAA
- a CDS encoding AraC family transcriptional regulator, which produces MRIPARGLEPGVLPSSRNFFFASPLTEQECNLFYYIPWCGHFICTEKYFHKRDYFPYCLLMYVQQGLFHIEYRGKVFDAQAGDVILLDLTEPHFYSAYDGLEFLYFCFNGSNSHELCQYYLKNDGPLIRTDKNFLIRNYLANTIAFYDTNPYESIPDTSMRVYKCINLLFTQEHEYSISSDNAIEHALRHIHENIHKKLTLQELAGLVHLNPCYFSHLFKRKTGLSPIEYVINVRMNQAKLMLITTDKTIIDIAYEVGYSSGASFTNVFTDRIGCSPRQFRKLMR; this is translated from the coding sequence ATGAGAATACCAGCGCGCGGCCTGGAGCCCGGAGTTCTTCCAAGTTCCAGGAATTTTTTCTTCGCATCGCCACTTACCGAACAGGAATGCAATCTGTTCTATTATATTCCCTGGTGCGGTCATTTTATCTGTACGGAAAAATATTTTCATAAACGTGATTACTTTCCTTACTGTTTATTGATGTATGTACAGCAGGGATTGTTTCATATCGAATATCGTGGAAAGGTCTTTGATGCCCAGGCAGGAGACGTTATTTTACTGGATCTGACAGAACCACATTTTTATTCTGCCTATGACGGTCTTGAATTTTTGTATTTTTGCTTTAATGGTTCCAATTCCCATGAACTATGTCAGTATTACCTGAAAAACGACGGGCCTTTGATCCGTACCGATAAAAATTTTCTGATTCGCAACTATCTCGCTAACACGATTGCTTTTTATGATACAAACCCTTACGAAAGCATACCGGATACATCCATGCGGGTCTATAAATGTATCAACCTGCTGTTTACTCAAGAACATGAGTATTCTATTTCCAGTGATAATGCAATCGAACACGCACTCCGCCATATTCATGAAAACATTCATAAGAAATTGACACTGCAGGAGCTTGCTGGTCTGGTGCATTTGAACCCCTGCTATTTTTCACACCTGTTCAAACGAAAGACTGGTCTTTCTCCCATCGAATACGTGATCAATGTCCGCATGAATCAGGCGAAACTGATGTTGATAACAACCGATAAAACAATCATCGACATCGCCTACGAGGTAGGATATTCCAGCGGTGCCAGTTTTACCAATGTTTTCACGGACAGAATCGGCTGTTCACCAAGGCAGTTTCGAAAGCTTATGCGCTAA
- a CDS encoding ABC transporter permease: MKKFKVNMNNIATFIVLLVLLIVLSILSPAFLKSANLINVMQQVTVNAIVAIGMTVVILTGGIDLSVGSIIALSGIVMAKMMVEGNMNSGLAIAAGILIGAVCGAVNGFLIAKCKLQPMIATLGIMQVARGLDLTIAQGRTVSGFKPFFRSIGVATVPGTTIPVQIVLMIALYILVFYLLRYRKFGRFIYSIGGNEEATRLSGVNVDRYKILAYVLSGVTAAIAAIVMTAKLNSAVPTAGEGYELDAVASSVIGGISLTGGVGSIWGTLMGAMIIGVIKNGLNLLNVSSYLQQVVTGIIVIVAVLVDTFKNKAIGSKRKQ; this comes from the coding sequence ATGAAGAAGTTCAAGGTCAACATGAATAATATTGCGACATTCATCGTACTGCTCGTGCTGCTGATTGTACTGTCCATTCTGTCGCCCGCATTTTTAAAGTCGGCGAATCTCATCAATGTGATGCAGCAGGTAACGGTAAATGCGATTGTCGCCATTGGTATGACCGTGGTCATCCTGACAGGAGGCATTGACCTGTCTGTTGGTTCTATCATTGCACTGTCCGGCATCGTGATGGCGAAGATGATGGTGGAAGGAAATATGAATTCAGGACTTGCGATCGCTGCCGGAATCCTCATCGGTGCAGTGTGCGGAGCGGTCAACGGTTTTCTGATCGCAAAATGCAAGCTTCAGCCGATGATTGCAACTCTGGGAATTATGCAGGTGGCCAGAGGCCTTGATCTGACGATCGCACAGGGCAGAACCGTCAGCGGATTCAAGCCGTTTTTCAGGAGCATAGGCGTTGCCACAGTTCCCGGTACAACGATACCGGTTCAGATCGTGCTGATGATCGCCCTGTACATATTGGTTTTCTATCTGCTGCGGTATCGGAAGTTTGGAAGATTCATCTATTCCATCGGCGGAAATGAGGAGGCGACCAGACTGTCCGGTGTCAATGTGGATCGTTATAAGATACTGGCATATGTATTGTCGGGTGTCACCGCTGCGATCGCTGCCATTGTCATGACGGCAAAACTGAACTCTGCAGTTCCGACAGCGGGGGAAGGATATGAGCTCGATGCCGTCGCATCCAGTGTCATCGGAGGTATCAGTCTCACCGGCGGTGTGGGAAGCATCTGGGGGACATTGATGGGCGCCATGATCATCGGCGTCATTAAAAACGGATTAAACCTGTTAAACGTCTCATCCTATCTGCAGCAGGTAGTGACCGGTATCATCGTGATTGTGGCAGTACTGGTTGACACGTTTAAGAACAAGGCGATCGGAAGTAAGAGAAAACAGTGA
- a CDS encoding AraC family transcriptional regulator — MRIPARGLEPGVLPQSKNFFFASPLTEQECRLFYYIPWCGHFFCTEKYYHKRDQYPYCILMYIQQGLFHIEYRGITFDAQAGDVILLDLSEPHCYSAYDGLEFLYLHFSGANARELCQYYLSKSPPLIRSKKNQLIRNFLVNTIAFYDMNKYESIIDTSMRVYKCIQLLFANDEMYASENNASVETALLYIHEHMTEKLSLQDLADLLHLSPYYFSHLFKKETGLSPIEYVINVRMNQAKLLLITTNKSVSDIAFEVGYLSGASFTNVFTDKIGCSPKQFRKLMQ; from the coding sequence ATGAGAATACCAGCGCGCGGCCTGGAGCCCGGAGTTCTTCCCCAGTCCAAAAACTTTTTCTTTGCCTCTCCGCTCACCGAGCAGGAATGCAGATTATTTTATTATATTCCCTGGTGCGGCCATTTTTTCTGCACGGAAAAATATTATCACAAGAGGGATCAGTATCCCTATTGCATTTTAATGTACATTCAACAGGGTTTATTTCACATTGAATACCGCGGCATTACGTTTGACGCACAGGCCGGGGATGTTATTTTGCTGGATTTATCAGAACCTCACTGCTATTCCGCTTACGACGGACTGGAATTTCTGTACCTGCATTTCAGCGGAGCCAATGCCCGCGAGCTATGCCAGTATTATCTGAGCAAGTCACCGCCCCTGATCCGTTCCAAGAAGAATCAGCTGATTCGGAATTTTCTTGTGAATACGATTGCATTTTACGACATGAATAAGTATGAAAGTATCATTGATACTTCAATGCGCGTGTACAAATGTATTCAGCTGCTGTTTGCCAATGATGAGATGTATGCCTCAGAAAACAACGCCTCTGTGGAAACAGCTCTCCTTTATATTCATGAGCATATGACGGAAAAGCTGTCACTTCAGGATCTCGCTGACCTGCTGCATTTAAGTCCTTATTATTTCTCTCATCTGTTCAAAAAAGAAACCGGATTATCTCCGATTGAGTATGTGATCAATGTGCGGATGAACCAGGCCAAGCTTCTTCTGATCACGACTAATAAGTCAGTATCTGACATTGCTTTTGAAGTCGGATATTTGAGCGGCGCCAGCTTCACTAATGTCTTTACCGATAAGATCGGTTGTTCACCGAAGCAATTTCGGAAACTTATGCAATAG
- a CDS encoding Gfo/Idh/MocA family oxidoreductase produces the protein MENLCEEFTQATLPRLPKNKTMKIGCIGSGFIMAECQLSAYRKSGFCVYGIASRTYENAKIVGERYQIPNVYQTIQELIADSEIEIVDIALPPHVQKDIVRLCCEQDHIKGILCQKPLAVNMNDMKEISRMCKNAGIKVAVNQNMRYDQSIRALKYALEEGYLGDPVLASIDLRALAGVQPFFRAYGKFEILDLAIHHLDCFRYLFGDPEKVIAVCRPDPRTPFEHRDGLSEYILQYKNGLIANSIDDGYAGPDEPCASERYINWRVEGTEGIALGTIGWHRFPEITPSTFRLASTRIPDKWLTPSWKTAWFPDAFTGTMADLMCALEEDREPEISVEDNLVTMACVEACYKSIREERTVYLRELL, from the coding sequence ATGGAAAACTTATGCGAAGAATTTACACAGGCCACACTCCCCAGGCTGCCGAAGAATAAGACAATGAAAATCGGCTGCATCGGCTCCGGTTTTATCATGGCGGAATGCCAGCTGAGCGCTTACAGAAAAAGTGGATTCTGTGTATATGGAATTGCCTCGAGAACTTACGAAAATGCAAAAATAGTTGGGGAGCGGTATCAAATTCCAAACGTTTATCAGACGATCCAAGAACTGATCGCAGATTCGGAGATTGAGATCGTTGACATTGCGCTGCCTCCACATGTGCAGAAGGATATCGTACGGCTCTGCTGTGAGCAGGATCATATCAAGGGGATTCTGTGCCAAAAACCTCTGGCGGTCAATATGAATGATATGAAAGAAATATCGAGGATGTGTAAAAATGCGGGCATTAAAGTGGCGGTAAATCAGAACATGCGCTATGATCAGTCGATCCGGGCGCTGAAATATGCACTGGAAGAGGGATACCTGGGTGATCCGGTGCTTGCGTCGATTGACCTGCGGGCACTCGCGGGTGTTCAGCCTTTCTTCAGAGCATATGGAAAATTTGAGATTCTGGATCTGGCGATCCATCACCTGGATTGCTTTCGTTATCTGTTCGGCGATCCTGAAAAAGTGATCGCCGTCTGCAGACCCGATCCGAGGACTCCATTTGAGCACAGAGATGGCCTTTCAGAATATATCCTGCAGTACAAAAACGGCCTGATCGCCAACAGCATTGACGATGGGTACGCGGGACCGGATGAGCCGTGTGCCAGTGAGCGGTATATCAACTGGAGAGTGGAGGGTACTGAGGGAATTGCTTTGGGCACCATCGGTTGGCACAGATTTCCCGAGATCACTCCCAGTACATTCAGGCTGGCGAGTACAAGAATTCCGGACAAGTGGCTGACACCATCCTGGAAGACTGCCTGGTTTCCGGACGCCTTCACGGGAACGATGGCAGACCTGATGTGCGCGTTGGAAGAAGACAGGGAACCCGAGATCAGCGTAGAAGATAATCTCGTCACCATGGCATGTGTGGAGGCATGTTACAAGTCTATTCGGGAGGAACGGACGGTCTATTTGAGGGAGTTGCTGTAA